A stretch of the Streptomyces showdoensis genome encodes the following:
- a CDS encoding RNA polymerase sigma factor codes for MTSTEGSGPAARAAKDPERRKAMRDFYLAQHPRLDAFVARRVGGAQEAEDLCQETWRLFFVRYDHHVEFYDEPAKALYSIARCRIAEFWERRGIAREVPVDEPEMALLMRVMVTHLPVAIERGVDVERALAGLAHRQRVALCLRYLDDLSVAEVAVLMGIGENGVKKLLKRALATLRGASALEHYRPMATGKGECE; via the coding sequence ATGACATCGACGGAGGGCAGCGGTCCCGCAGCCCGAGCCGCAAAGGATCCTGAGCGCCGGAAGGCCATGAGGGACTTTTACCTGGCCCAGCACCCCAGGCTGGACGCGTTCGTGGCGCGCCGGGTGGGAGGAGCGCAGGAGGCGGAGGACCTGTGCCAGGAGACCTGGCGTTTGTTCTTCGTCAGGTATGACCACCACGTCGAGTTCTACGACGAGCCGGCGAAAGCGCTCTACTCCATTGCCCGATGCCGCATCGCGGAATTCTGGGAGAGGCGCGGCATCGCGCGGGAGGTCCCCGTCGACGAGCCGGAGATGGCCTTGCTCATGCGCGTGATGGTCACGCACCTTCCTGTGGCGATCGAGCGGGGCGTGGACGTCGAACGGGCCCTGGCCGGCCTGGCACACAGGCAGCGTGTGGCCCTCTGCCTCCGGTACCTCGACGACCTCAGCGTCGCGGAGGTCGCCGTACTCATGGGGATCGGGGAGAACGGAGTGAAGAAGCTACTCAAACGGGCCTTGGCGACGCTCCGCGGCGCCAGCGCTCTGGAGCACTACCGACCGATGGCCACGGGAAAGGGAGAATGCGAGTGA